The Osmerus eperlanus chromosome 15, fOsmEpe2.1, whole genome shotgun sequence genome includes a window with the following:
- the arhgef4 gene encoding rho guanine nucleotide exchange factor 4 isoform X3, which translates to MYRLSGTPLKAHCFSQSTPVGLDCLGWRRRPSYHSVVVPDGGPERCGGLGEGASEEDLYEDFHSSGHRFGHPGGGGEQLAINELISDGGVVFAEALWDHVTMDDQELGFKAGDVIEVVDASNKEWWWGRILDSEGWFPASFVRLRVNQDEPMEDFLSQLEEEASGQEERAWGGLGAALPCRDQMRTNVINEIMSTERDYIKHLKDICEGYIRQCRKRTDMFSEEQLVTIFGNIEEIYRFQRSFLKDLERRFQTEQPHLSEIGSVFLDHQTDFQIYSEYCNNHPSACVHLSQLMKVNKYVFFFEACRLLQKMIDISLDGFLLTPVQKICKYPLQLAELLKYTNPTHRDYSDVEAALSAMKNVARLINERKRRLENVHKIAQWQSSIEDWEGEDILSLSSDLIFSGELTKISPPQCRSQQRMFFLFDHQMVFCKKDLLRRDMLYYKGRMLMEQVEVVDVEDGREKDFNVSVKNAVKLRSASGDFLLCARKPEQKQRWLQAFSDERKQVQNDRETGFSLTEVQKKQAMLNACKIHPAGKPKAVTRPYYDFLLRQKHPSLPSALAQQQVFLLAEPKRKTTFWHNIGRLTPFKK; encoded by the exons CGGTGGTGGTTCCAGATGGGGGGCCAGAGAGgtgcggggggctgggggagggggccagTGAGGAGGATCTGTACGAAGACTTCCACAGCTCCGGACATCGCTTCGgccaccctggaggaggaggagaacaactAGCCATCAACGAG CTGATCAGTGATGGTGGTGTGGTGTTTGCCGAGGCGCTCTGGGACCACGTCACCATGGACGACCAGGAGCTGGGCTTCAAGGCTGGGGACGTGATCGAGGTTGTAGACGCCAGCAACAaggagtggtggtgggggcgaaTCCTGGACAGCGAAGGCTGGTTCCCTGCCAGCTTCGTACGA CTGCGTGTGAACCAGGATGAGCCCATGGAGGACTTCCTGTCCCAGCTGGAGGAAGAGGCTTCGGGGCAGGAGGAGCGGGCGTGGGGCGGGCTGGGTGCGGCGCTGCCCTGCAGGGACCAGATGAGGACCAACGTCATCAACGAGATcatgagcacagagagagactacATCAAGCACCTCAAAGACATCTGTGAG GGGTATATCCGGCAGTGTCGTAAGAGGACAGACATGTTCAGTGAGGAGCAGCTGGTCACCATCTTTGGGAACATCGAGGAGATCTACCGCTTCCAGAGGAGCTTCCTGAAGGACCTGGAGAGAAGGTTCCAGACCGAGCAGCCACACCTCAGCGAGATAGGCAGCGTGTTCCTGGATCAC caAACAGACTTCCAGATCTACTCTGAGTACTGCAACAACCACCCGAGTGCCTGTGTGCATCTCTCCCAGCTCATGAAGGTCAACAAGTATGTGTTCTTCTTCGAGGCCTGCCGCCTGCTGCAGAAGATGATCGACATCTCGCTGGATGGTTTTCTGCTCACTCCCGTCCAGAAGATCTGCAAGTACCCGCTACAGCTGGCTGAACTGCTGAAATACaccaaccccacacacag GGATTACAGTGATGTGGAGGCTGCTTTGAGCGCCATGAAGAACGTTGCTCGGCTCATCAATGAGAGGAAGCGCCGCCTGGAAAACGTCCATAAGATCGCCCAATGGCAGAGCTCCatagaggactgggag ggtgaAGACATCCTTAGTTTGAGCTCAGATCTGATCTTCTCCGGGGAGCTGACGAAGATCTCTCCTCCCCAGTGTCGGAGTCAGCAGCGCATGTTCTTCCTGTTCGACCACCAGATGGTCTTCTGCAAGAAG GACCTGTTGCGCAGGGACATGCTGTACTATAAGGGTCGCATGCtgatggagcaggtggaggtggtggatgtAGAGGACGGGAGGGAGAAGGACTTCAACGTGAGTGTGAAGAACGCTGTGAAGCTGCGCTCAGCCAGTGGAGACTTCTTGCTGTGCGCCAGGAAGCCGGAACAGAAGCAGCGCTGGTTGCAAGCCTTTTCTGACGAGAGGAAACAGGTCCAGAATGACCGTGAGACTG GTTTCTCCCTCACCGAGGTGCAGAAGAAACAGGCAATGCTGAACGCCTGCAAAATCCATCCAGCAGGGAAGCCTAAAG CTGTGACTCGTCCCTACTATGACTTCCTTCTGCGCCAGAagcacccctccctgcccagcGCCCTGGCGCAGCAGCAGGTCTTCCTGCTGGCCGAGCCCAAACGCAAGACCACCTTCTGGCACAACATCGGCCGGCTCACGCCCTTCAAGaagtga
- the LOC134035185 gene encoding LOW QUALITY PROTEIN: myelin-associated neurite-outgrowth inhibitor-like (The sequence of the model RefSeq protein was modified relative to this genomic sequence to represent the inferred CDS: inserted 1 base in 1 codon): MNPVFSPAPTGVPYNTKGIAYPAGFPVGYTPAXPAYTPSMYSHPNPPLPPGYSPGTPFKISCSPTTGPHYASSLSPYPAIYPACVFFRSEDGKMQSSKRKIQRNSQRRIRIEQH, encoded by the exons ATGAACCCTGTGTTCAGCCCTGCCCCCACAGGAGTTCCCTACAACACCAAGGGAATAGCATATCCAG CGGGATTCCCTGTTGGCTACACCCCAG GCCCGGCCTACACGCCCAGCATGTACTCACACCCCA atccccctctgcccccaggCTACTCTCCAGGAACCCCGTTTAAGATCTCCTGTTCCCCAACCACAGGCCCGCACTACGCTTCCTCCCTCAGCCCCTACCCCGCTATCTACCCTGCCTGTGTTTTTTTCAGGTCAGAAGATGGTAAAATGCAGTCATCAAAAAGAAAAATCCAAAGGAATTCACAAAGAAGAATAAGAATCGAACAGCATTGA
- the nrros gene encoding transforming growth factor beta activator LRRC33, which produces MVVFLPLLLLLLLSGQLVQTSSHPHPDSCRLVQTAALCNHGQLSSVPLGLPGFIEELHLNHNHIQTLQNGPSYPALHTLSCPDNQLETVGSKFFSHTPLIEHLNFAVNNLHVGYQETSRALTTLSQLRVLDLSDNGLTEDMASVLLQNLTRVEHLNLSRNLLLRLDERSFRDMHQLRELDLQRNSLFEIDGGFLHMRRLQRLNLAFNYLPCLLNFQMVQLLVLNVSHNSLEWFISNQDLEETFQLETLDLSDNRLLFFPFLPTRSHLRNLHLSRNRLSFYEHLDSNATSNWTTSIHFYNLGGNLSGVMARLWSDDLHGDISSLELLDLSWNQVSYLPHGFVGSMPILTRLKMGTNCLEVLDLSREQLPGSLYELDLSNNLLTDLRASGGSVGELGNLTYLNLSQNSLQRLPSWWFSSLPSLVSVDLSSNPVGVCPSGHQDDSSCVVWRNIPSLKQLQLAGCHLGTLPDSAFSGTPLTHLELSNNPELIIQPTALQGLSRTLQHLGLGNTGLRDFDFSHFHHLKSLNLSGNSLTRLPDSLLSLQLTCLDLRNNRLSSLTASQASSLASSLQTVLLNGNPFNCCRLDWYWTFERTEALRMVDSWDVTCQDFDEQTHRVQLLSSPSCESEGEESVFWYVLLFLSVALSLVGISALCLLTFRPRTLPRAIKKKCWRPTPY; this is translated from the exons ATGgttgtcttcctccctctcctcctcctcctcctcctctcaggccaGCTGGTGCAGACCAGCTCCCATCCTCACCCTGACTCCTGCAGACTG GTTCAGACGGCAGCTCTCTGTAACCACGGCCAGCTGTCCTCGGTGCCCCTCGGCCTGCCTGGCTTCATAGAGGAGCTTCATCTAAACCACAATCACATCCAGACGCTGCAGAACGGCCCCAGCTACCccgccctccacaccctcagctGCCCTGACAACCAGTTAGAAACAGTGGGCTCCAAATTCTtctcccacacacctctcatTGAACACCTCAACTTTGCCGTCAACAACCTTCACGTCGGGTACCAGGAAACCAGCCGCGCGCTGACGACGCTCTCGCAGCTCCGAGTTCTGGATCTCTCCGATAACGGCCTGACGGAGGACATGGCCTCAGTACTCCTCCAGAACCTGACCCGGGTGGAGCACCTGAACCTATCCAGGAACCTGCTACTGCGGCTGGACGAGCGGTCCTTCAGGGACATGCACCAGCTCCGGGAGCTGGACTTGCAGAGGAACTCTCTGTTTGAGATTGACGGGGGCTTCCTCCACATGCGCAGGCTCCAAAGACTCAACCTGGCCTTTAACTATCTGCCTTGCCTGCTCAACTTCCAGATGGTTCAGCTGCTGGTCCTGAACGTCAGCCACAACTCCCTAGAGTGGTTCATCTCCAaccaggacctggaggagacGTTCCAGCTGGAGACCTTAGATTTGTCGGACAACAGGCTGCTGTTCTTCCCCTTCCTGCCCACCCGCAGCCACCTGCgaaacctccacctctccaggaacaggctgAGCTTCTACGAGCACCTGGACAGCAACGCCACCTCCAACTGGACCACCAGCATTCACTTCTACAATCTGGGCGGCAACCTGAGCGGCGTGATGGCACGGCTCTGGTCAGATGACCTGCACGGGGACATCTCctccctggagctgctggacCTCAGCTGGAACCAGGTCTCCTACCTGCCCCATGGCTTTGTGGGCAGCATGCCCATTCTGACCCGGCTGAAGATGGGGACCAACTGCTTGGAGGTGCTGGACCTCTCCAGGGAACAGCTTCCAGGGAGTTTATACGAGCTGGACCTGAGTAACAACCTACTGACGGATCTTCGTGCCAGCGGGGGTTCTGTGGGAGAGCTGGGTAACCTGACATACCTGAACCTGAGCCAAAACAGCCTGCAGAGACTCCCCTCCTGGTGGTTCTCCTCCTTGCCCAGCCTGGTGTCTGTGGACCTAAGCAGCAACCCTGTGGGGGTCTGCCCGTCTGGGCACCAGGACGACTCCTCCTGTGTCGTCTGGAGGAACATTCCCTCCCTGAAGCAGCTGCAACTGGCAGGGTGCCACCTGGGGACACTCCCAGATTCAGCGTTCTCAGGTACTCCCCTTACACACTTGGAACTGTCCAACAATCCTGAACTCATCATCCAGCCCACAGCCCTACAGGGCTTGAGCAGAACTTTACAGCATCTGGGTTTAGGGAACACAGGCCTGCGAGACTTTGACTTCTCCCATTTCCACCATCTCAAGTCATTAAACCTTTCAGGAAACTCTCTCACACGGCTCCCAGACTCGTTGCTGAGTCTTCAGTTGACATGTCTGGATCTGAGGAACAACAGACTGAGCTCTCTGACCGCCAGCCAGGCTAGCTCgttagcctccagcctccagactGTTCTGCTCAACGGGAACCCGTTCAACTGCTGTCGGTTGGACTGGTACTGGACGTTTGAGAGGACGGAAGCACTCAGGATGGTTGATAGCTGGGACGTCACATGCcaggactttgatgagcagactcACAGGGTGCAGCTGCTCAGCTCTCCTTCGTGTGAgtctgagggggaggagtctgtcTTCTGGTACGTGCTGCTCTTCCTGTCCGTCGCTCTCTCACTCGTCGGCATCTCAGCCCTCTGCCTGCTCACCTTCAGGCCCAGAACACTGCCCAGAGCCATCAAGAAGAAATGTTGGAGGCCCACACCTTACTAA
- the fbxo45 gene encoding F-box/SPRY domain-containing protein 1, giving the protein MSGGATGGASSCINAAAASSSSAGSSYGALGGGCGVAGRLPSRVLEHVFSYLDLYDLMRCSLVCWHWNNCLADENSEVWRCLAALSLSDEALRSDILCNIPTYKGKLKASQHALSSHDCSRNVYVKKNGFTLHRNPIAQSTDGARAKIGFSEGRHAWEVWWEGPLGTVAVIGIATKRAAMQCQGYVALLGSDDQSWGWNLVDNSLLHNGEVNGNFPQCNNAPKYQIGERIRVILDMDDKTLAFERGFEFLGVAFRGLPKACLFPAVSAVYGNTEVTMVYLGKPLDG; this is encoded by the exons ATGTCAGGAGGGGCCACCGGAGGGGCGTCCTCTTGCATCAACGCAGCCGCCGCCAGCAGCAGTTCAGCGGGGTCCAGCTATGGCGCTTTGGGCGGAGGCTGCGGAGTGGCGGGCAGACTACCCAGCCGTGTTCTCGAGCATGTGTTCTCTTATCTGGACCTGTATGATTTAATGCGATGCTCGTTAGTGTGCTGGCACTGGAACAACTGTCTGGCGGACGAGAACAGCGAGGTGTGGCGGTGTCTTGCCGCACTCTCACTCAGCGACGAGGCGCTACGCTCCGACATTCTCTGCAATATTCCTACGTACAAGGGGAAG CTCAAGGCATCCCAGCATGCTCTGAGTTCCCACGACTGTTCACGGAACGTGTACGTGAAGAAGAACGGCTTCACGCTCCACCGCAACCCCATCGCCCAGAGCACAGACGGGGCGCGCGCCAAGATCGGCTTCTCCGAGGGCCGGCACGCCTGGGAGGTGTGGTGGGAGGGGCCCCTGGGCACCGTGGCAGTGATCGGCATCGCCACCAAGCGCGCTGCCATGCAGTGCCAGGGCTATGTGGCTCTGCTGGGCAGTGACGACCAGAGCTGGGGCTGGAACCTGGTGGACAACAGCCTGCTGCACAACGGAGAGGTCAATGGAAACTTCCCCCAGTGCAACAACGCCCCCAAATACCAG ATCGGGGAGCGGATCCGCGTGATCCTGGACATGGACGACAAGACGCTGGCCTTCGAGAGAGGCTTTGAGTTTCTGGGCGTGGCCTTCCGAGGGTTGCCTAAAGCCTGCCTGTTCCCCGCCGTCTCTGCCGTCTACGGCAACACCGAGGTCACCATGGTATACCTGGGCAAACCCCTGGACGGCTAG